The Candidozyma auris chromosome 1, complete sequence genome includes a region encoding these proteins:
- the UFE1 gene encoding Ufe1p — protein MSNLTPLFNECVEIVTKELGSSIKIVHSKQDIPPYFIQDTFIKECSQLYLNLVNLASFISQIKPYYLQVNDEFSKTRTNSSHLSLEEKNRIDEEFKIKIQQVFEKLKFLQSYQRKQTEATEPKQRKGFISSLFGIGDMSPEQLYFVTIATHRTSVLKFLHETATTVSKSFESIQRKRYNREKQLSLLNFQNIDDDLNEDGDPFQNTYQIDLIEDESTSSGQDFSQLSQEQLQELKEENQELLDRKTNQLKQVEKLHHSMVDIINLQSEISTHLQTQSEQINLLIENQDQVDQDLRSGNQTLRKATHRNKRGSNFIVTICVVLGFTILILDYIVW, from the coding sequence ATGAGTAATTTGACGCCTCTCTTCAACGAATGCGTTGAAATTGTCACCAAAGAGTTGGGCTCATCCATCAAAATTGTTCATTCCAAACAGGATATACCGCCATATTTCATCCAAGACACGTTTATCAAAGAGTGCAGTCAATTGTACTTGAATCTTGTCAACCTTGCATCCTTCATTTCGCAAATCAAACCCTATTATCTACAAGTGAATGATGAATTCTCGAAAACTAGAACGAACTCTTCTCATCTTAGcttggaagagaagaacaGGATAGatgaagagttcaagatCAAAATTCAGCAGgtgtttgaaaagttgaaatttcttcaatccTACCAGCGCAAGCAAACAGAAGCGACAGAACCAAAACAAAGAAAGGGATTCATTTCATCATTATTTGGCATAGGTGACATGAGTCCAGAACAGTTATATTTTGTGACAATTGCTACGCATCGTACAAGCGTTTTGAAGTTCCTACATGAGACAGCTACAACCGTCAGTAAATCATTTGAGCTGATCcagagaaaaagatacAATAGGGAAAAACAATTGAGCTTACTCAACTTCCAAAATATTGATGACGATCTCAATGAGGATGGGGATCCATTCCAGAACACCTATCAGATCGACCTCATTGAGGACGAGAGTACCAGTTCTGGCCAGGACTTTTCCCAGCTTAGTCAAGAGCAGCTACAAGAGCTTAAggaagaaaatcaagagcttcttgatagAAAGACGAATCAACTCAAGCAAGTTGAAAAACTACATCACTCTATGGTCGACATTATCAATTTGCAGTCGGAGATATCAACCCACTTGCAAACGCAGTCAGAGCAGATCAATTTGCTCATTGAAAATCAGGACCAGGTTGATCAGGATTTGCGAAGCGGAAATCAAACCCTTCGAAAAGCGACGCATAGAAATAAGCGTGGCTCCAATTTCATCGTTACAATTTGTGTTGTGTTGGGATTTACGATATTGATCCTTGACTACATCGTCTGGTGA
- the MDL1 gene encoding ATP-binding cassette permease gives MSLPFFIGKIIDTTKDDDDDEDKKTVKAKEPKKILGYTEQEFYTGLGAILICGSLFNFGRIYLLRSVGEKMVARLRSRLFAKTLSQDSYFFDVGPTKKGMSTGDLISRLSSDTQIISKSLSGNVSDGARSLISGIVGLSMMCWVSWKLSLCMSLMFPPLILSSTYFGRRVKELSRSIQNSLGGMTKVAEEKFNGLKTIQSFAQQNNVTRDFNVEVKQIFNKSMTEGKLSGIYYSTNGFVGNITLVGLLIIGTRLISTGDITIGDLSSFMMYAVYTGSSVFGLGNFYTELMKGIGAAERIFEMVDSKPRIPISKGMKVDDLHGDVEFRNIKLAYPSRPNVPVFSDLSFKIKKGEHVCFVGPSGSGKSTIAQLLLRFYDPDAGECLVNGYNIRDLNLNFYRSKIGYVQQDPLLFSGTIRENIVFGKRNSTTEDIECATRLSNAYGFIQGFPKGLETVIGPTSSGSAQLSGGQRQRLSLARTLIKKPDILILDEATSALDSRSEEIVMKNLDKLAAEQHITIISIAHRLSTIKNSERIVVLNNRGEVVEDGKFDALYADENSRLNKLLKSDLFTEEV, from the coding sequence ATGTCGCTACCCTTCTTCATTGGCAAGATTATAGATACTACGAaggatgacgatgatgacgaggataAAAAGACAGTCAAGGCCAAAGAGCCGAAGAAAATCTTGGGTTACACAGAACAGGAATTCTACACCGGTCTCGGAGCCATCCTAATATGTGGAAGTCTTTTTAATTTTGGCAGAATCTACCTACTTAGATCTGTAGGCGAAAAGATGGTTGCGAGACTAAGGTCACGACTCTTTGCTAAAACGCTATCGCAAGACTCATACTTCTTTGACGTGGGCCCAACAAAAAAGGGTATGAGTACAGGTGATCTAATTTCACGTTTGTCTAGTGATACGCAAATTATCAGCAAGTCATTGAGTGGAAACGTGAGTGATGGTGCTCGATCTCTTATCAGTGGTATCGTGGGTCTCTCCATGATGTGCTGGGTGTCCTGGAAACTCTCGCTATGTATGAGTTTGATGTTTCCACCGCTCATTCTACTGTCCACGTATTTTGGACGTCGagtcaaagagctctcGAGATCAATCCAAAATAGTTTAGGTGGCATGACTAAAGTAGCTGAGGAGAAGTTCAATGGGCTAAAGACTATTCAAAGCTTTGCGCAACAAAACAATGTTACGCGTGATTTTAACGTCGAAGTGAAACAAATCTTTAACAAATCGATGACAGAAGGGAAGTTGAGCGGTATATATTACTCCACGAACGGCTTTGTGGGAAACATTACTCTAGTCGgcctcctcatcatcggAACCAGACTCATTAGCACTGGCGACATCACCATTGGCGACCTTTCGAGTTTCATGATGTACGCCGTCTACACCGGATCATCAGTGTTTGGGCTTGGTAACTTCTACACTGAATTGATGAAAGGTATAGGAGCTGCAGAGCGAATCTTTGAGATGGTGGACCTGAAACCACGCATCCCTATAAGCAAAGGCATGAAGGTGGATGATCTACATGGAGATGTGGAATTTCGCAACATTAAGCTTGCCTATCCCTCAAGACCAAATGTGCCAGTGTTTAGTGATCtatccttcaaaatcaaaaaaggAGAGCATGTTTGTTTTGTGGGACCTAGTGGAAGTGGTAAGTCTACAATTGCGCAGCTCCTACTCCGCTTTTATGATCCAGATGCTGGCGAGTGCCTCGTCAACGGCTACAATATTCGtgacttgaacttgaattTCTATCGTAGCAAGATAGGTTATGTTCAGCAGGATCCATTATTGTTCAGTGGCACAATCAGGGAAAATATTGTCTTTGGTAAAAGAAATAGTACGACAGAAGACATTGAATGTGCGACGAGGCTCAGCAACGCATATGGGTTCATTCAGGGATTTCCAAAGGGCTTGGAGACTGTCATCGGACCCACTTCTAGTGGCAGTGCACAGCTTAGTGGCGGTCAACGGCAAAGACTTTCCTTGGCACGTACATTGATCAAGAAACCCGATATACTAATTCTTGATGAGGCTACGTCGGCTCTAGACTCGAGATCTGAAGAGATTGTCATGAAGAATTTAGATAAGCTTGCCGCTGAGCAGCACATCACGATTATCCTGATCGCGCACCGTCTTTCCACTATCAAGAATAGCGAGCGAATCGTTGTTCTCAACAACCGTGGagaagtcgttgaagacGGCAAGTTCGACGCGTTGTATGCTGACGAGAACAGTCGTTTGAAtaagttgttgaagagcGACTTGTTCACCGAAGAGGTTTAA
- the UGT51C1 gene encoding sterol 3-beta-glucosyltransferase, whose protein sequence is MSKKSSASRERKMLAKLGIEEKHEYLQNYLPLYRKISDAVIPPLQSSLEFIHGGTHDDSSDHSDAQSRYMDADDGKTRNGHNGERQNIEPHEDDSFDVAMPLGEEHASNSFLNTLTMANVYAGVGSLKNLKNLLSDLSNPSWLDHKGGRLVGYSMYSSESEDEDEADHDGSSGKNDDTERDDKYALSDKPSPTKKTAQKPAPTSTTMASSTTEASTATEASSTTKSSYTTKASSTTSAAKADPTDVDEEEDAAGCAQPSTTVPLVLDETITLQDSTAESFKPTLEPEPPIDATVGTGFLYDAFELPPESDWTPWQHSVMKRLDITPLKEVVLIKFKEQSPSKTDVESSIRQKLTWIIGDRMRKTFELKSSDTFYANFDSWLLRDVLLQGQIILSEDAVCFYSLLPGTMDHQSDQQENPDLALYEGTLGMKVGEGLLLSNTHRFWAVLRPETLSFYTSSTDMYFPEKVVDLRNALYCELSKDPAQPSSPPPGSAEGVASPKSRGSFSRDSFYLSTASISPSQPGSETSSINEADLEEASEEMSTGVWFKVVCTNKTYRFQAGSLFSARHWYNSITKAIFQLHNCNARREVLHKIPFTQIVEYQKNFVLADAMTGADNSEDNETPISFSIKYVSPHEPANSKFKGKFEVGKQGPYETVHFVMFHMGKDFADTFGNLYDKNKSQRHESQRTLNQRVKRRAKMVFNDDVPSSSQNMPSLTTLQPDYASANSLVDKIAKVNDRIIQNKLNEASSSGNFSDDEISTSEGNERIRSMAKLLGINKLPKIECESSGSLSPKSIRAAWESRQSISDAINSPLQEDGVFLQLPKPFSLSTLKNLNLNMILSKRSFADIEKRLIAMDESNPLERSNTMTNVTFTESYKEFAESISELTISDGDKKSKHEAPKKSKFDTLKKKVKTVSGMGGVWSANPDHYIKLDDVEDDKYYVKNASERENNEKRFRKHFSLNSDSKLVATYHCHLKRSIPVYGKLYLGSDKLCFRSLIPGISTKMILPLKDIENCANEGGTNFKYSGLIVTVSGMESLILEFGSQKSRNDCSTMILQQLEIIHADESWAPKAHEWGVAAKYRDPSQKEDMIMRSNHQSRERDIALAKAKIRIARLRHLEDRISTASGIEFPLIFEDSLFYQTEVRPAKSYNITLLTIGSRGDVQPYIALGKGLLNEGHSVTIATHSEFKDWIEKHNLIFKEIAGNPAELMSLMVTHGSMSVGFIKEASSKFRSWITELLDTSWTACQEADILIESPSAMGGLHIAEALGIAYMRAFTMPWTRTRAYPHAFIVPDSKRGGSYNLLTHVMFENVFWKGISSQVNKWRVEKLGLSKTNLSKMQQYKVPFLYNISPSIFPPSVDFPEWVKVTGYWFLDEGDANYEPRKELVEFINSATQNNEKIVYIGFGSIVVSDAKSLTKAVVEAVEESGVKCILNKGWSDRLSKDKGEIEIELPPSIYDCGPVPHDWLFPKVDAAVHHGGSGTTGATLRSGTPTIIKPFFGDQFFYASRIEDLGVGIALKNLNSKSLTKALKSITRETKYMEMAKAVAHSMEHETGVLTAIDAIYSELAYSRSLMLTVRYNTEARRDDRSGIQTPVVDEEDYFMEDDDSDDDISDDEDDSEMSDQSEDECSESESKINKKKTKLCPLSSNRQKEKST, encoded by the coding sequence ATGTCTAAAAAGTCCTCTGCCAGCCGCGAGCGCAAGATGTTAGCTAAGCTAGGCATCGAGGAGAAGCACGAGTATCTACAGAATTACCTCCCCTTGTACCGCAAGATCTCTGATGCGGTGATTCCTCCACTTCAACTGTCGCTAGAGTTTATTCATGGAGGGACCCACGACGATAGCAGTGACCATAGTGACGCTCAATCTAGGTATATGGATGCAGACGACGGCAAAACAAGAAATGGGCATAACGGAGAGCGGCAGAACATTGAGCCTCACGAGGACGATAGCTTCGATGTGGCCATGCCATTGGGAGAGGAGCACGCCTCAAACTCGTTCCTCAATACGTTGACCATGGCCAATGTGTACGCTGGTGTGGGCTCactcaagaacttgaagaacctATTGAGCGACCTTTCGAACCCGAGCTGGCTCGATCACAAGGGAGGTCGTCTTGTGGGTTACTCAATGTACAGCAGCGAAtcagaagatgaagatgaggcTGATCACGATGGGTCTCTGGGCAAGAACGACGATACGGAGAGGGACGACAAATATGCGCTTTCAGATAAACCAAGCCCAACGAAGAAGACTGCTCAAAAGCCAGCACCAACTAGTACAACTATGGCATCTAGTACCACCGAGGCATCCACGGCAACGGAGGCATCTAGCACCACGAAATCGTCATATACTACCAAGGCGTCTAGCACGACAAGTGCTGCAAAAGCGGATCCCACAGAcgttgatgaagaagaggacgcAGCTGGCTGTGCCCAACCCAGCACTACAGTTCCACTTGTCCTTGACGAAACGATCACCTTACAAGACTCGACGGCAGAGTCGTTTAAGCCCACTCTCGAGCCAGAGCCACCTATAGATGCTACAGTAGGAACTGGATTCCTTTATGATGCGTTCGAATTGCCGCCAGAATCAGATTGGACGCCTTGGCAACATTCAGTCATGAAGAGGCTTGATATAACACCATTGAAAGAAGTGGTTTTAATTAAGTTTAAAGAACAAAGCCCGTCAAAAACTGATGTGGAGCTGAGCATCCGCCAAAAGCTTACTTGGATCATTGGCGACCGCATGAGGAAAACCTTTGAGCTCAAGTCCTCGGACACTTTTTATGCTAACTTCGACTCGTGGCTTCTACGCGACGTGCTTTTACAGGGACAAATTATCCTATCTGAGGACGCAGTCTGCTTCTACTCCTTGCTTCCTGGTACAATGGACCATCAATCTGATCAACAAGAGAACCCTGATCTAGCTCTCTACGAGGGAACATTAGGCATGAAAGTGGGTGAAGGGCTCCTTTTGTCCAACACCCATCGATTCTGGGCTGTGTTGAGGCCAGAAACGTTGAGCTTCTACACATCATCAACTGATATGTATTTTCCTGAAAAGGTCGTTGACTTGAGAAATGCTTTGTACTGCGAGCTTTCTAAGGATCCAGCGCAGCCATCTAGTCCTCCTCCAGGGTCCGCTGAAGGGGTGGCTTCGCCGAAATCAAGAGGGTCGTTCTCTCGTGATTCCTTTTATCTCTCGACGGCTAGCATTCTGCCTTCGCAACCGGGCTCAGAAACTTCCAGTATAAACGAAGCAGATCTCGAGGAAGCTTCTGAAGAGATGCTGACAGGTGTTTGGTTTAAAGTTGTCTGCACTAACAAGACTTATCGTTTCCAAGCAGGTAGCTTGTTTTCTGCACGCCACTGGTATAACAGCATTACGAAAGCGATCTTCCAACTACACAACTGTAATGCTCGCCGAGAAGTTTTGCACAAAATTCCCTTCACCCAAATTGTGGAATACCAGAAAAACTTTGTGCTTGCTGATGCGATGACAGGTGCAGATAACAGTGAGGATAATGAGACTCCAATATCATTTTCCATCAAGTATGTCTCTCCACACGAGCCAGCAAATTCGAAGTTTAAAGGCAAGTTTGAAGTTGGGAAGCAAGGTCCTTACGAGACCGTACATTTCGTGATGTTTCATATGGGGAAGGACTTTGCTGATACTTTTGGAAACTTGTATGATAAAAATAAATCTCAGAGGCACGAGTCTCAACGTACATTGAATCAGAGAGTCAAAAGAAGGGCGAAAATGGTGTTTAATGACGATGTCCCATCAAGTTCACAGAACATGCCTTCACTAACCACTCTTCAACCTGATTATGCGTCAGCAAATTCGCTTGTCGACAAGATTGCTAAAGTGAACGATCGTATCATTCAAAATAAACTCAATGAAGCCTCAAGTTCCGGGAATTTTTCAGATGACGAGATCTCAACTTCTGAAGGGAACGAGAGAATCAGGAGCATGGCTAAATTACTTGGAATAAATAAGCTACCGAAAATCGAGTGCGAAAGCTCGGGCAGCTTGAGTCCAAAGAGTATAAGAGCTGCGTGGGAAAGCCGACAATCAATAAGCGATGCAATAAATAGTCCTCTCCAAGAGGACGGGGTCTTTTTGCAATTACCAAAGCCGTTTTCATTGAGCACATTAAAGAATCTCAATCTAAACATGATTTTGAGTAAAAGAAGTTTCGCTGATATTGAAAAAAGACTAATAGCTATGGATGAAAGTAACCCTCTTGAGCGTTCCAACACTATGACCAACGTTACTTTTACAGAATCATACAAAGAATTTGCGGAAAGTATCAGTGAACTTACCATCAGTGATGGGGATAAGAAGAGTAAGCATGAGGCGCCGAAGAAAAGTAAATTTGATACGCttaaaaagaaggtgaaaacAGTCTCTGGTATGGGCGGCGTATGGTCTGCGAATCCAGATCACTACATCAAGCTTGAtgacgttgaagatgataagTATTACGTGAAGAATGCAagtgaaagagaaaataACGAGAAGCGTTTCCGAAAGCACTTCTCTCTCAATTCGGACTCCAAGCTAGTCGCAACGTACCATTGTCATCTCAAGCGATCAATTCCAGTGTATGGAAAGCTTTATCTCGGTAGTGACAAGTTATGTTTCCGAAGCTTGATACCAGGAATATCAACGAAGATGATACTCCCACTCAAAGATATTGAGAATTGTGCTAATGAGGGCGGCACAAACTTCAAGTATTCTGGTCTTATTGTTACGGTTCTGGGAATGGAGTCTTTGATCCTAGAGTTTGGGTCGCAAAAGAGCAGAAATGACTGCCTGACAatgattttgcaacaatTAGAGATCATTCACGCCGATGAGTCCTGGGCACCAAAGGCTCATGAATGGggtgtggctgcaaagtaCAGGGACCCTTcgcaaaaagaagacatgATAATGAGATCAAATCATCAGCTGAGAGAGCGTGATATCGCCTTAGCTAAGGCAAAAATCCGTATCGCTAGATTAAGACATCTCGAAGATAGAATCAGCACAGCGTCCGGTATTGAATTCCCTCTTATCTTTGAAGACTCGTTGTTTTACCAAACGGAGGTAAGACCTGCAAAGTCATACAATATCACCTTATTGACAATTGGTTCAAGGGGTGATGTTCAGCCTTACATTGCTTTGGGAAAAGGTCTCTTGAACGAAGGACATTCTGTCACGATTGCCACGCATTCTGAGTTCAAAGATTGGATTGAAAAACATAATCTTATATTTAAAGAGATTGCGGGTAATCCAGCTGAACTCATGTCATTGATGGTTACTCATGGCTCAATGTCTGTTGGGTTTATCAAAGAAGCAAGTTCAAAGTTCAGAAGTTGGATCACCGAGTTGCTTGACACCAGCTGGACTGCTTGTCAAGAAGCGGACATTCTTATTGAAAGCCCCTCAGCAATGGGAGGTCTCCACATTGCGGAGGCACTTGGAATTGCCTACATGAGAGCCTTTACAATGCCATGGACACGTACAAGGGCTTACCCACACGCTTTCATTGTTCCGGACTCCAAACGTGGAGGTTCGTATAATCTTTTAACACATGTCATGTTCGAAAATGTCTTCTGGAAAGGTATTTCAAGCCAAGTGAATAAGTGGAGAGTCGAAAAATTGGGTCTTTCTAAGACAAATTTGTCTAAAATGCAACAGTATAAAGTCCCTTTCTTGTACAACATCTCACCCTCGATATTTCCGCCATCTGTTGATTTTCCGGAATGGGTGAAGGTGACAGGCTACTGGTTTTTAGATGAGGGCGATGCCAACTATGAGCCACGTAAAGAATTGGTGGAGTTTATCAATTCGGCGACACAGAATAATGAAAAGATTGTGTACATCGGATTCGGTTCTATTGTTGTCAGTGACGCGAAAAGCTTGACCAAggctgttgttgaagccGTGGAAGAGCTGGGTGTGAAGTGTATCTTGAACAAGGGATGGTCTGATAGGCTTAGTAAAGACAAAGGTGAGATCGAGATAGAGCTTCCACCACTGATTTACGATTGTGGCCCTGTCCCACATGACTGGCTTTTCCCAAAGGTAGATGCTGCTGTACATCATGGAGGATCGGGAACAACGGGTGCTACACTCCGAAGCGGTACTCCGACAATAATTAAGcctttttttggagatcAGTTTTTCTATGCCTCCAGAATTGAGGACTTGGGCGTGGGTATTGCGCTTAAAAATTTGAATCTGAAGTCGCTTACCAAAGCACTCAAGCTGATCACCAGAGAAACAAAGTATATGGAGATGGCTAAAGCGGTAGCACACTCCATGGAACACGAAACAGGAGTCTTGACAGCCATTGACGCAATCTACTCCGAACTCGCATACTCCCGTTCGCTTATGCTTACAGTTAGATATAATACCGAAGCCAGAAGAGACGACAGATCTGGTATTCAGACACccgttgttgatgaggaagactACTTTATGGAGGACGATGATAGCGATGACGATATTAgcgacgatgaagatgacagtGAGATGAGTGATCAGAGTGAGGATGAATGCAGTGAATCTGAATCCAAGATtaacaagaagaagacgaaatTGTGCCCACTAAGCTCGAACAgacagaaagagaagagcaCATAA
- the MET2 gene encoding homoserine O-acetyltransferase, with the protein MKNPVFKDVSEEQMRSNPYAAMVPGQTIVEIPKYELECGETLYNFPVAYKTWGRLNRDRDNVLLVFHAFTGSSDVQDWWGPLLGSNLTLDPSRFFIICINFLGSPYGSCSPMTIEKSTGKPYGPLFPLVTVKDDLGIQKLILDSLGVKKIACVIGGSMGGMAALEYSSTYNNTGYVKCVIALATAGRASAWCISWNETQRQCIFSDPYYDDGYYYENPKGLRPDGGLGAARMAALLTYRSRNSFEKRFGRKLPSEDQSNKGGGESIRLPKNKEEENWLLHNEGYKRSRSASTNSVSAEKPQTYFTAQSYLRYQGDKFVKRFDANCYISISRKLDTHDLTRGHVDSDVNDEDPLPKYLESLTAPHLIIGIQSDGLFTYGEQQLLGDHIPNNVLKRLESPEGHDAFLLDFEIVDHYCQEFLREQLPEFYDESSGKVDIFHDWANHVVSVENGGDSVFGEAEKNITNW; encoded by the coding sequence ATGAAAAACCCTGTTTTCAAAGATGTTTCGGAAGAGCAGATGAGGAGTAATCCGTACGCAGCAATGGTTCCCGGCCAGACAATTGTTGAGATTCCAAAGTATGAGTTGGAATGTGGCGAGACTCTCTACAATTTTCCAGTTGCCTACAAAACTTGGGGTAGACTAAATCGGGATAGAGATAATGTCTTGCTAGTTTTCCATGCTTTTACAGGATCTTCTGATGTTCAAGATTGGTGGGGACCACTTTTAGGCTCCAACCTTACCTTGGATCCATCAAGatttttcatcatttgcatAAATTTCCTTGGTTCACCTTACGGCTCTTGCTCACCGATGACAATAGAGAAATCCACTGGGAAGCCATACGGGCCCTTGTTTCCGCTCGTGACAGTCAAAGATGATCTTGGAATCCAAAAGTTGATTCTCGATTCTTTAGgtgtcaagaagattgcaTGCGTTATCGGTGGATCCATGGGTGGTATGGCTGCCCTTGAATACTCGTCGACATACAACAACACCGGTTATGTGAAATGCGTAATTGCATTGGCAACCGCCGGCAGAGCTAGTGCCTGGTGTATATCATGGAATGAAACACAAAGGCAATGTATCTTCAGTGACCCATACTACGATGATGGGTACTACTATGAAAACCCAAAAGGATTGCGTCCAGATGGTGGATTAGGAGCTGCTAGAATGGCAGCCTTGCTTACTTACAGATCGAGAAATTCGTTTGAAAAGCGATTCGGTCGTAAGCTTCCCTCGGAAGACCAATCCAATAAGGGTGGGGGTGAGAGCATCAGGCTCCCGAAGAAtaaggaggaagagaatTGGTTATTGCATAATGAAGGCTACAAAAGATCCAGAAGTGCTTCCACCAATTCAGTTTCTGCGGAGAAGCCTCAAACTTACTTCACAGCACAATCGTATTTGCGATATCAAGGAGATAAATTCGTCAAACGGTTCGATGCCAACTGTTATATTTCCATTAGCAGGAAGCTTGATACGCATGACTTGACAAGAGGACATGTCGACAGTGATGTCAACGACGAGGACCCCTTGCCTAAGTATCTCGAATCTTTGACAGCACCACATCTTATCATAGGGATTCAATCGGATGGTCTTTTTACCTATGGCGAACAACAGCTACTAGGCGATCACATCCCCAACAATGTCTTGAAAAGATTGGAATCTCCAGAAGGTCATgatgcttttcttctcgatTTCGAAATAGTGGATCATTATTGTCAGGAGTTTTTGCGTGAGCAACTTCCAGAATTCTACGACGAGTCATCTGGAAAAGTTGACATTTTCCATGACTGGGCTAATCATGTTGTCTCTGTCGAAAATGGAGGTGACTCTGTGTTTGGTGAGGCTGAAAAGAATATCACGAACTGGTAA